TTGCCCGACGCGGCCAATGTTTCCAGCGCGCGTTGCACCGTGCGTTGACTGGCATTGAGCGCAAGCGCGAGCGCGGAACTCGACCACGCTTCGCCGTCAGACAGACAGGCGAGCAGTGGCGCGTGCGCGTCGTCAAGAGGCCGCGCGAGCACGGCCACATGTGCCGCTCGATGCGGCGCGAGCGCGTACCCGTCGCGCGTGGCCCGAATCTGCGCCAGTGGCCGCAGCAGCGTGCGCAAGCGTCCCATCTCGACCCGCAGCCGCGCGCGATGCGTCTCGTTCGCGTGACGCATGCGAAACGCGGATGCAATCAGTCGATCGCGCGGTACGTCGTCGGGCGATGCCTCGCCGAGCATGCGTGCGAGCGTGAAAAGCACCGGGCGCGTGGCGAGCGAAACGAGCGTGTGCGCATCGCGCACGGCATGGCGGCAGGCGTCGATCACGAGCGTGTTCGATGCGAACAATGCTTCCACATCGTCCAGCAGGACAAGACGCGTCTCGCCTTGTGCGACGAGCCGCGCAGCGGGCGTATCGAGCAGCGCGCGCGCATGGTCCACTTCCGCGGACAGCGCGGCAATGCCCGCGACTTGCGCGGCTTGTCTCGCGCGATCCAGCGCGGCGCGGGCTCCTTGCGCCTGAAGACGGCGCATGGCGATGCCCGCTTCGATCAGCGCATGCGCGGCAAGCAACGCGGGCGGGAGCGCGGACGCATCCAGCGCGCGAAGCGCTTCTTCCGCTTCGTCGATGCGCCCGATAA
This sequence is a window from Caballeronia sp. M1242. Protein-coding genes within it:
- a CDS encoding helix-turn-helix domain-containing protein, with translation MDSLMTAAARALAAGDPLGALNRVALRDDAPALALRGIAMAQLGDFPRAKALLRRASRGFGAKEAVARARCVVAEAEIALASRELAWPAKALDHARATLEAHGDRINAAHARYLGVRRALLIGRIDEAEEALRALDASALPPALLAAHALIEAGIAMRRLQAQGARAALDRARQAAQVAGIAALSAEVDHARALLDTPAARLVAQGETRLVLLDDVEALFASNTLVIDACRHAVRDAHTLVSLATRPVLFTLARMLGEASPDDVPRDRLIASAFRMRHANETHRARLRVEMGRLRTLLRPLAQIRATRDGYALAPHRAAHVAVLARPLDDAHAPLLACLSDGEAWSSSALALALNASQRTVQRALETLAASGKVQSFGRGRARRWLAPPTPGFASALLLPADLASG